A single window of Nicotiana tomentosiformis chromosome 1, ASM39032v3, whole genome shotgun sequence DNA harbors:
- the LOC104105367 gene encoding CRS2-associated factor 1, mitochondrial isoform X1, with protein sequence MLRFFSRQEKQILSLSVTRHLFSTAAAVPTTITASSNLYSKYSFVPPPSFKPQNPNSTQPHSQSPPKKQPKPRYRPPSSLDRTGEKPVQSSLPFDFRFSYTESSTEVRPIGLREPKYSPFGPGKLDRVWTGVCAPVVDPKVGSAEDEKTVKEKRRVMRERIQGEPLTNAERKALAETCQRHKSKRQVNLGRDGLTHNMLNDIHNNWKHAEAVRIKCMGVPTVDMKNVCTQLEDKTFGKIIHRHGGLLVLYRGRNYHPKKRPVIPLMLWKPHEPVYPRLIKTTIDGLSIEETKEMRKRGLAVPALTKLAKNGYYGSLVPMVRDAFLTEELVRIDCKGLPKSDYKKIGCKLRDLVPCILVTFDKEQIVVWRGKNYKPSENGFFLTEREPFDDSNNDSDNREEENESRKGIPGDSDYDSGESD encoded by the exons ATGCTCCGTTTCTTCTCCCGCCAGGAAAAGCAAATTCTCTCACTCTCCGTCACGCGCCACCTCTTCTCCACCGCCGCCGCCGTCCCGACAACCATCACCGCTTCTTCAAATCTCTATTCAAAATACTCCTTCGTACCTCCACCTTCCTTTAAACCCCAAAACCCTAATTCCACTCAACCCCACTCTCAATCACCTCCCAAAAAGCAGCCCAAACCCAGGTACCGTCCGCCGTCATCACTGGACCGGACCGGCGAGAAACCGGTTCAATCCAGTTTGCCATTCGACTTCCGTTTCAGTTACACAGAGAGCAGTACGGAGGTGCGGCCGATTGGGCTTCGCGAGCCTAAGTACTCGCCTTTTGGGCCTGGAAAGTTGGATAGGGTGTGGACTGGAGTTTGTGCGCCTGTGGTTGACCCAAAAGTGGGGTCTGCTGAAGATGAGAAAACTGTGAAGGAGAAGAGGAGGGTTATgagagagagaattcaaggagAGCCTTTGACGAATGCTGAGAGAAAAGCTCTTGCGGAAACATGCCAGAGGCATAAATCCAAGCGCCAAGTCAATTTGG GGAGAGATGGCTTAACACATAACATGTTGAATGATATTCATAACAACTGGAAACATGCTGAAGCTGTAAGAATAAAATGTATGGGCGTGCCTACAGTTGATATGAAGAATGTTTGCACTCAGTTGGAG GATAAGACATTTGGTAAAATCATCCACAGACATGGTGGTTTACTTGTTCTCTATAGAGGAAGGAATTATCATCCCAAGAAGAGGCCTGTTATCCCCTTAATGCTATGGAAACCTCATGAGCCTGTATATCCTAGGCTTATAAAAACTACTATTGATGGCTTGAGTATCGAGGAAACCAAGGAAATGAGAAAAAGAGGATTAGCTGTTCCGGCATTAACAAAACTTG CCAAAAATGGTTACTATGGCAGTCTTGTACCGATGGTACGTGATGCTTTTCTCACTGAGGAGCTGGTTCGGATAGATTGTAAAGGCCTCCCAAAGAGCGATTACAAGAAAATAGGCTGCAAACTGAGG GATTTGGTCCCTTGTATACTCGTAACGTTCGATAAAGAGCAGATCGTGGTATGGAGGGGTAAAAACTACAAACCTTCTGAGAATGGGTTCTTCCTTACAGAAAGAGAACCATTTGATGACTCCAATAATGACTCCGATAATCGTGAGGAAGAAAACGAAAGCAGAAAAGGAATTCCTGGTGACAGTGATTATGATTCTGGCGAGAGTGATTAG
- the LOC104105367 gene encoding CRS2-associated factor 1, mitochondrial isoform X2, translating to MLRFFSRQEKQILSLSVTRHLFSTAAAVPTTITASSNLYSKYSFVPPPSFKPQNPNSTQPHSQSPPKKQPKPRYRPPSSLDRTGEKPVQSSLPFDFRFSYTESSTEVRPIGLREPKYSPFGPGKLDRVWTGVCAPVVDPKVGSAEDEKTVKEKRRVMRERIQGEPLTNAERKALAETCQRHKSKRQVNLGRDGLTHNMLNDIHNNWKHAEAVRIKCMGVPTVDMKNVCTQLEDKTFGKIIHRHGGLLVLYRGRNYHPKKRPVIPLMLWKPHEPVYPRLIKTTIDGLSIEETKEMRKRGLAVPALTKLAKNGYYGSLVPMVRDAFLTEELVRIDCKGLPKSDYKKIGCKLRKEMYAL from the exons ATGCTCCGTTTCTTCTCCCGCCAGGAAAAGCAAATTCTCTCACTCTCCGTCACGCGCCACCTCTTCTCCACCGCCGCCGCCGTCCCGACAACCATCACCGCTTCTTCAAATCTCTATTCAAAATACTCCTTCGTACCTCCACCTTCCTTTAAACCCCAAAACCCTAATTCCACTCAACCCCACTCTCAATCACCTCCCAAAAAGCAGCCCAAACCCAGGTACCGTCCGCCGTCATCACTGGACCGGACCGGCGAGAAACCGGTTCAATCCAGTTTGCCATTCGACTTCCGTTTCAGTTACACAGAGAGCAGTACGGAGGTGCGGCCGATTGGGCTTCGCGAGCCTAAGTACTCGCCTTTTGGGCCTGGAAAGTTGGATAGGGTGTGGACTGGAGTTTGTGCGCCTGTGGTTGACCCAAAAGTGGGGTCTGCTGAAGATGAGAAAACTGTGAAGGAGAAGAGGAGGGTTATgagagagagaattcaaggagAGCCTTTGACGAATGCTGAGAGAAAAGCTCTTGCGGAAACATGCCAGAGGCATAAATCCAAGCGCCAAGTCAATTTGG GGAGAGATGGCTTAACACATAACATGTTGAATGATATTCATAACAACTGGAAACATGCTGAAGCTGTAAGAATAAAATGTATGGGCGTGCCTACAGTTGATATGAAGAATGTTTGCACTCAGTTGGAG GATAAGACATTTGGTAAAATCATCCACAGACATGGTGGTTTACTTGTTCTCTATAGAGGAAGGAATTATCATCCCAAGAAGAGGCCTGTTATCCCCTTAATGCTATGGAAACCTCATGAGCCTGTATATCCTAGGCTTATAAAAACTACTATTGATGGCTTGAGTATCGAGGAAACCAAGGAAATGAGAAAAAGAGGATTAGCTGTTCCGGCATTAACAAAACTTG CCAAAAATGGTTACTATGGCAGTCTTGTACCGATGGTACGTGATGCTTTTCTCACTGAGGAGCTGGTTCGGATAGATTGTAAAGGCCTCCCAAAGAGCGATTACAAGAAAATAGGCTGCAAACTGAGG AAAGAGATGTATGCATTATAG
- the LOC104105374 gene encoding subtilisin-like protease SBT4.14 produces the protein MMRNNHFCWFLSYHLFLILILTGIEAAEGDRKEADVYIVFLKDHPVNEESVFQRHINVLSSLKESDGDATESHVYSYTKIFNAFAAKLSQHEVHKLSSMDEVVSVIPNRYRKLHTTRSWEFIGLPATAKRRLKGESNIIVGVFDTGITPQSKSFKDDGLGPPPVKWKGSCGHFANFSGCNNKLIGARYFKLDKVPDPNDILSPIDVHGHGTHTSSTLAGSLVPDASLFGLARGTARGAVPSARVAMYKVCWATSGCADIDILAAFEAAISDGVDLISISIGGLSGSYTTDVIAVGSFHAMRKGILTVASAGNDGPNLNTVANHAPWMLTVAASGIDREFRSKVELGNGRIVSGIGVNAFDPKKKLYPLTMGVDMAKGSDTRDSSRYCGEGSMDPRKVKGKLVYCQLGTWGADSVIKELGGIGTIIESDQFLDSAPIFMAPATIVNSSIGKSINNYMHLERLPSAVIYKSQEVKIKAPFIASFSSKGPNPGTKRLLKPDIAAPGIDILSSYTPLKSLTGLKGDTQYSEFTLMSGTSMACPHVGGAAAYVKSYHPDWSPSAIKSALMTTARPMSSKVDREAEFAYGAGQVNPAKARSPGLIYEMDDMSYIQFLCHEGYNSSSVSSLLRQRVNCSTLIPANGEDAINYPTMQFGLKSNQEPTIGIFRRKVTNVGQAISVYNATIRAPKGVDITVKPMTLSFTRAMQTRSFKVVVKAKPMSNAVILSGSLIWKSSRHLVRSPIVIYDPKVFD, from the exons ATGATGAGGAACAATCACTTCTGTTGGTTTCTGTCTTATCATCTTTTTCTAATCTTGATCTTGACTGGCATTGAAGCTGCTGAAGGAGATAGAAAAGAAGCA GATGTCTACATTGTTTTCTTGAAAGATCATCCGGTGAACGAAGAATCTGTATTTCAGAGACATATTAATGTCCTATCATCATTGAAGGAAAG TGATGGGGATGCAACAGAATCTCATGTTTATAGCTATACAAAAATCTTCAATGCATTTGCAGCAAAGCTATCTCAACATGAAGTTCACAAGTTATCTA GCATGGATGAAGTGGTTTCTGTCATACCAAACAGATACAGGAAGCTACATACTACAAGATCATGGGAATTTATTGGTTTGCCTGCAACTGCAAAAAGAAGATTGAAAGGGGAGAGCAACATTATCGTGGGTGTCTTCGATACAG GCATAACTCCTCAATCAAAAAGCTTTAAGGATGATGGTCTTGGTCCTCCTCCAGTAAAATGGAAAGGAAGTTGTGGCCATTTTGCAAATTTTTCTGGATGCAACAA CAAACTTATAGGGGCAAGATACTTCAAGCTGGACAAAGTTCCTGATCCAAATGACATATTGTCACCAATTGATGTGCACGGCCATGGAACACATACATCATCCACCCTAGCGGGAAGTCTGGTGCCTGATGCTAGCTTGTTTGGTCTTGCCCGAGGGACTGCACGTGGAGCGGTTCCTTCTGCTAGAGTGGCTATGTACAAAGTCTGTTGGGCGACCTCAGGTTGTGCAGATATTGACATTCTAGCTGCATTTGAAGCTGCAATTAGTGATGGTGTGGACTTAATATCCATATCAATTGGTGGTCTCAGTGGCAGTTATACAACTGATGTGATAGCCGTTGGGTCATTTCATGCCATGAGAAAAGGGATTCTTACTGTGGCTTCTGCTGGAAATGATGGACCTAACCTCAACACTGTCGCGAACCATGCACCATGGATGCTAACTGTAGCAGCTAGTGGCATTGATAGGGAGTTCAGGAGTAAGGTGGAGTTGGGAAATGGGAGAATAGTCTCA GGAATTGGAGTCAACGCATTTGATCCAAAGAAAAAATTGTATCCTCTTACGATGGGAGTTGATATGGCCAAGGGCTCTGATACTCGAGACAGTTCAAG GTATTGTGGTGAAGGATCAATGGACCCTAGAAAGGTAAAGGGAAAGCTTGTTTATTGCCAGTTGGGTACTTGGGGTGCTGATTCTGTTATAAAAGAACTTGGAGGGATCGGCACTATTATTGAAAGCGATCAGTTTCTTGATTCTGCCCCAATTTTCATGGCTCCTGCAACAATAGTTAATTCCAGCATAGGGAAAAGCATTAATAACTATATGCATTTAGAGAG ATTACCTTCAGCAGTAATATACAAATCACAGGAAGTTAAGATCAAAGCTCCATTCATTGCATCATTTTCATCAAAAGGTCCAAATCCGGGAACAAAACGCCTTCTGAAG CCTGATATTGCAGCTCCAGGAATTGACATTCTGTCTTCTTACACCCCCTTGAAATCACTAACTGGTTTGAAAGGCGATACTCAATATTCAGAATTCACCCTCATGTCTGGCACTTCTATGGCATGCCCTCATGTTGGCGGCGCAGCTGCTTATGTAAAGTCATACCATCCAGATTGGTCTCCTTCTGCTATTAAGTCTGCCCTCATGACTACTG CAAGACCTATGAGCTCAAAGGTGGACAGGGAAGCAGAGTTCGCGTATGGTGCTGGACAAGTTAATCCGGCGAAAGCAAGAAGTCCTGGATTAATTTATGAAATGGATGATATGTCATATATCCAATTCTTATGCCATGAAGGTTACAATTCATCATCAGTCTCCAGTTTACTTCGACAACGGGTAAATTGCTCCACATTGATTCCTGCAAATGGGGAAGATGCTATCAACTATCCCACAATGCAGTTTGGCCTAAAGAGTAATCAAGAACCAACCATTGGCATTTTCAGGAGGAAAGTTACCAATGTTGGACAAGCTATATCTGTTTATAATGCCACTATCAGAGCTCCTAAGGGAGTGGATATCACAGTAAAACCAATGACTCTCTCGTTCACACGTGCAATGCAGACAAGAAGTTTCAAGGTTGTTGTGAAGGCAAAACCAATGTCAAATGCTGTAATATTGTCAGGTTCACTCATTTGGAAGAGCTCCCGCCATCTTGTAAGAAGTCCTATTGTCATATATGATCCAAAGGTTTTTGATTAA